In Musa acuminata AAA Group cultivar baxijiao chromosome BXJ3-11, Cavendish_Baxijiao_AAA, whole genome shotgun sequence, one DNA window encodes the following:
- the LOC103970493 gene encoding putative serine/threonine-protein kinase isoform X1 — protein MHWCQVAAVVGGAAGGLAFLVIVIGFLWFYFLHCRTPANKSSETGSSDPSTLVEWNRRDRISSSGCGRSARQFTLEELEEATKNFSESNLVGTGSFGLVYKGLLLDGTLVAIKRRVSVPRQKFVEEVEILSEIRHRNLVTLIGYCEEGGLQMLVFEYLPNGGVSRHLYDGEQHSLARLEFKQRLAIAIGAAKGLAHLHSLAPPLVHKDFKTNNVLVDENFIAKVADAGLHKLVQGSGEIGPQGSSSIFQDPEVGESGGFSEASDVYSFGVFLLEFISGMEVAHCFSLDSHSFLAQWVEAHAGSNDLIDRRLGNAFTSEGMKELIALTLRCLNPSGNNRPKMRAIAVELDQILETEMALTTVMGDGTAIVTLGSQLFTST, from the exons ATGCATTGGTGTCAAG TTGCAGCCGTAGTTGGAGGAGCTGCAGGAGGTCTTGCATTCTTGGTGATTGTCATTGGGTTTCTGTGGTTTTATTTTTTGCACTGTAGGACCCCTGCAAATAAAAGTTCTGAGACTGGTTCTTCCGACCCATCTACGCTGG TGGAATGGAATAGGAGAGATCGGATATCATCTTCAGGTTGTGGTCGGAGTGCTAGGCAATTTACTTTAGAAGAGTTGGAAGAAGCTACTAAAAACTTTAGCGAAAGCAATCTTGTTGGCACTGGTAGTTTCGGTTTGGTGTACAAAGGTTTGCTTCTTGACGGGACTCTTGTGGCAATTAAAAGGCGTGTAAGTGTTCCGAGGCAGAAATTTGTCGAAGAG GTTGAAATTTTATCAGAGATCAGGCACCGCAACCTAGTTACTCTTATTGGTTATTGTGAGGAAGGTGGTTTGCAAATGCTAGTTTTTGAATACTTGCCTAATGGAGGTGTCTCTCGTCACTTGTATG ATGGGGAACAACATTCACTCGCAAGGCTTGAATTTAAACAAAGGCTTGCAATAGCTATTGGAGCAGCCAAAG GATTAGCTCATCTGCACAGTCTTGCACCTCCTTTGGTACATAAAGACTTCAAAACAAATAATGTCTTGGTTGATGAGAACTTTATTGCAAAAGTAGCTGATGCAGGTCTTCATAAATTAGTGCAAGGAAGTGGAGAAATTGGGCCTCAAGGAAGTAGCAGTATCTTCCAAGATCCAGA GGTTGGAGAGTCAGGAGGATTTTCTGAAGCCAGTGATGTTTACAGCTTTGGTGTGTTTCTTCTAGAGTTCATAAGTGGCATGGAGGTGGCACATTGCTTCTCTCTAGATTCACACAGTTTCTTAGCCCAGTGG GTGGAAGCACATGCAGGTTCAAATGATCTCATCGATCGCCGGCTTGGTAATGCCTTTACCTCTGAGGGAATGAAAGAGCTAATTGCACTAACCCTTCGATGCTTGAATCCATCTGGGAATAACCGTCCAAAGATGCGAGCGATAGCTGTGGAGCTTGATCAGATTCTCGAGACCGAGATGGCACTGACAACAGTCatgggtgatggtactgccatAGTTACCCTCGGGAGCCAGTTATTTACATCGACATGA
- the LOC103970493 gene encoding putative serine/threonine-protein kinase isoform X2: MHWCQAVVGGAAGGLAFLVIVIGFLWFYFLHCRTPANKSSETGSSDPSTLVEWNRRDRISSSGCGRSARQFTLEELEEATKNFSESNLVGTGSFGLVYKGLLLDGTLVAIKRRVSVPRQKFVEEVEILSEIRHRNLVTLIGYCEEGGLQMLVFEYLPNGGVSRHLYDGEQHSLARLEFKQRLAIAIGAAKGLAHLHSLAPPLVHKDFKTNNVLVDENFIAKVADAGLHKLVQGSGEIGPQGSSSIFQDPEVGESGGFSEASDVYSFGVFLLEFISGMEVAHCFSLDSHSFLAQWVEAHAGSNDLIDRRLGNAFTSEGMKELIALTLRCLNPSGNNRPKMRAIAVELDQILETEMALTTVMGDGTAIVTLGSQLFTST; this comes from the exons ATGCATTGGTGTCAAG CCGTAGTTGGAGGAGCTGCAGGAGGTCTTGCATTCTTGGTGATTGTCATTGGGTTTCTGTGGTTTTATTTTTTGCACTGTAGGACCCCTGCAAATAAAAGTTCTGAGACTGGTTCTTCCGACCCATCTACGCTGG TGGAATGGAATAGGAGAGATCGGATATCATCTTCAGGTTGTGGTCGGAGTGCTAGGCAATTTACTTTAGAAGAGTTGGAAGAAGCTACTAAAAACTTTAGCGAAAGCAATCTTGTTGGCACTGGTAGTTTCGGTTTGGTGTACAAAGGTTTGCTTCTTGACGGGACTCTTGTGGCAATTAAAAGGCGTGTAAGTGTTCCGAGGCAGAAATTTGTCGAAGAG GTTGAAATTTTATCAGAGATCAGGCACCGCAACCTAGTTACTCTTATTGGTTATTGTGAGGAAGGTGGTTTGCAAATGCTAGTTTTTGAATACTTGCCTAATGGAGGTGTCTCTCGTCACTTGTATG ATGGGGAACAACATTCACTCGCAAGGCTTGAATTTAAACAAAGGCTTGCAATAGCTATTGGAGCAGCCAAAG GATTAGCTCATCTGCACAGTCTTGCACCTCCTTTGGTACATAAAGACTTCAAAACAAATAATGTCTTGGTTGATGAGAACTTTATTGCAAAAGTAGCTGATGCAGGTCTTCATAAATTAGTGCAAGGAAGTGGAGAAATTGGGCCTCAAGGAAGTAGCAGTATCTTCCAAGATCCAGA GGTTGGAGAGTCAGGAGGATTTTCTGAAGCCAGTGATGTTTACAGCTTTGGTGTGTTTCTTCTAGAGTTCATAAGTGGCATGGAGGTGGCACATTGCTTCTCTCTAGATTCACACAGTTTCTTAGCCCAGTGG GTGGAAGCACATGCAGGTTCAAATGATCTCATCGATCGCCGGCTTGGTAATGCCTTTACCTCTGAGGGAATGAAAGAGCTAATTGCACTAACCCTTCGATGCTTGAATCCATCTGGGAATAACCGTCCAAAGATGCGAGCGATAGCTGTGGAGCTTGATCAGATTCTCGAGACCGAGATGGCACTGACAACAGTCatgggtgatggtactgccatAGTTACCCTCGGGAGCCAGTTATTTACATCGACATGA